The following coding sequences lie in one Vibrio splendidus genomic window:
- a CDS encoding glycine betaine ABC transporter substrate-binding protein encodes MGVTDLSFHRTTASLVANVLKAMGFEVERIFSPHQENFEKLKTGQVDMLSSAWLPSSHGIYKAGVEEVEPLIELGLHYEPYALWGVPDYVPEEAVSEVSDLLKAEVIEKMNSTIQGINPGAGITRFSIQMMKDYGLSDAGYQFFPGSEDDCFRAFESAVANKEWVVVPLWKPQWHYRYDIRELKEPKGLLGIVDRAVLLLRDDKKHLFNEEQIQKLDSLRFSNDIIAELDYKVCREGKPQDQVTHDWLIEKGLI; translated from the coding sequence ATGGGTGTAACGGATTTGTCGTTCCACCGTACGACCGCATCATTGGTTGCCAATGTATTGAAAGCCATGGGCTTTGAGGTAGAGCGCATTTTCTCTCCACATCAGGAGAACTTTGAAAAGCTGAAAACAGGCCAAGTGGATATGCTTTCTTCTGCGTGGTTGCCATCAAGTCACGGTATCTACAAAGCGGGCGTTGAAGAAGTTGAGCCGCTTATCGAGCTTGGGCTTCATTATGAACCATACGCCTTGTGGGGCGTACCAGACTATGTGCCTGAAGAGGCGGTTTCTGAAGTCTCTGATTTATTAAAAGCCGAAGTGATCGAGAAAATGAACTCGACCATCCAGGGTATCAACCCCGGAGCTGGTATCACACGCTTCTCTATCCAGATGATGAAAGACTATGGCCTGAGCGATGCTGGTTACCAGTTCTTTCCTGGCAGTGAAGACGATTGTTTCAGAGCTTTTGAAAGTGCGGTCGCAAACAAAGAGTGGGTGGTAGTGCCACTGTGGAAACCTCAGTGGCACTATCGTTACGATATTCGTGAGCTCAAAGAGCCAAAAGGCTTACTCGGAATCGTTGACAGAGCGGTACTGCTTTTAAGAGATGACAAGAAGCACTTGTTTAACGAAGAGCAGATTCAGAAGTTGGATTCCCTACGCTTCTCGAATGACATTATCGCCGAGCTGGATTACAAAGTTTGCCGTGAAGGTAAACCACAAGATCAAGTCACACATGATTGGTTGATTGAGAAAGGTCTGATTTAA
- a CDS encoding MFS transporter: MTVSATTLPTPEEKSGLAKWFPLIVLLAAQFSTMADNSGLAISTEALIALHGASMPQIQMANAMYPLIAGAGMIAGGLIGLIIGWKRQMIIGAGMLAVGSFAAAFAPNMEVLNYGARVGSGLGACLLIPAVLANVAGIYKGKDQAIAFSAIAALVGLASAVTPLLFGFILDVASFQVAFSGLGIYCLFVMFGSMKLPTLESSPFKGKLDTIGIALAGVGLLCFVTGLLKISDWGLIKPLTDFNLLGMSPAIPTVLLGATLLKVLMVWERRFEEQGGTPLLPSSYVKNPQVVVGLVLCATIFLLFGATGFINVSYMQLVAGMSAFSSGMALCAFALGMMIGSLGAPVKLAHLTCQRICQLGFSIAATGTALMFLGFTTEGITFWQYISLTIFGTGAGLLASQASIVVTSALSEREAQQSGGIQATSRNVGQAFGVAILGSVMLFSLTGAIKSNVAEHEALSAETKQIIIEQPSLPFVSNAMAVDLMENLIADKEEQRIVIEVMAESRLQSVHYALFTLIGLMLGGLALCSKLPQRSLMKSEE; this comes from the coding sequence ATGACGGTATCCGCAACCACACTCCCTACTCCGGAAGAAAAATCAGGGTTAGCCAAATGGTTCCCTCTGATTGTTCTCCTCGCAGCCCAATTTTCAACCATGGCCGATAACTCTGGATTGGCTATTTCTACTGAGGCACTTATAGCCCTTCACGGTGCAAGCATGCCGCAAATTCAAATGGCTAATGCAATGTACCCGCTTATTGCAGGCGCCGGCATGATCGCTGGTGGCCTGATCGGTCTGATTATTGGATGGAAGCGTCAAATGATCATCGGAGCAGGCATGCTTGCTGTGGGGTCATTTGCAGCCGCATTCGCTCCAAATATGGAAGTCTTAAATTATGGAGCTCGTGTGGGTTCTGGTTTAGGTGCTTGTTTACTGATCCCTGCAGTGCTGGCAAACGTGGCAGGTATTTACAAAGGTAAAGACCAAGCGATCGCGTTCTCTGCGATTGCAGCTCTGGTTGGCCTCGCAAGTGCAGTTACGCCATTGTTGTTTGGCTTTATTTTGGATGTCGCGAGCTTCCAAGTCGCTTTCAGTGGCTTAGGCATTTACTGCTTATTTGTGATGTTCGGTAGCATGAAACTACCTACGCTTGAGTCTAGCCCTTTCAAAGGTAAACTCGACACTATCGGTATCGCCTTAGCAGGTGTTGGCCTTCTTTGTTTCGTGACTGGTTTGCTTAAAATCTCTGATTGGGGATTGATCAAGCCCCTAACTGACTTCAACCTTTTGGGCATGTCTCCAGCGATTCCAACAGTACTATTAGGCGCTACACTACTTAAAGTGCTGATGGTGTGGGAGCGCCGTTTTGAAGAGCAAGGTGGCACACCTCTTCTTCCTTCTTCTTATGTTAAAAATCCACAAGTTGTGGTCGGCTTAGTCTTGTGTGCCACGATCTTCTTACTGTTTGGCGCTACGGGTTTCATCAACGTTTCTTACATGCAGCTTGTCGCGGGTATGAGTGCATTCTCATCTGGCATGGCATTATGTGCGTTCGCTCTTGGCATGATGATTGGTTCCCTTGGTGCTCCAGTTAAATTGGCTCACTTAACGTGTCAGCGTATTTGCCAATTGGGCTTCAGTATTGCTGCGACAGGTACTGCGCTGATGTTCTTAGGCTTTACCACTGAAGGTATCACCTTCTGGCAATACATTTCTCTAACCATCTTTGGCACAGGTGCTGGCTTACTGGCTTCTCAAGCTTCAATTGTTGTAACGTCTGCACTAAGTGAGCGTGAGGCTCAACAATCAGGTGGCATTCAAGCGACGTCTCGTAACGTAGGACAAGCGTTTGGTGTGGCTATCCTAGGTTCAGTGATGCTGTTTTCTTTAACTGGTGCGATTAAGTCAAACGTAGCTGAACATGAGGCGCTATCAGCAGAAACGAAGCAAATCATTATTGAGCAACCTTCGCTACCATTCGTATCAAACGCTATGGCAGTTGACCTTATGGAGAATCTGATTGCAGATAAAGAAGAGCAACGCATTGTCATCGAAGTCATGGCGGAGTCTCGCTTACAGTCGGTTCACTATGCGCTATTTACTTTGATTGGATTAATGCTTGGTGGGTTAGCCTTGTGCTCTAAACTTCCCCAACGTTCATTAATGAAGAGCGAAGAGTAA
- a CDS encoding DUF3081 domain-containing protein, giving the protein MDNRITIIKFLRVFDCIRSSGEQLDNKYQFGEMVAWHDYDGYTCWLSYRDVTVTLMFHGSLKIEYDKASNYEDFIKRCLAMLETEPSS; this is encoded by the coding sequence ATGGACAACAGAATCACCATTATTAAGTTTCTTAGAGTGTTCGATTGCATTCGTTCATCTGGCGAGCAATTGGATAACAAATATCAATTTGGCGAGATGGTAGCCTGGCACGATTACGACGGCTACACCTGTTGGTTAAGCTACCGAGACGTTACCGTGACCCTAATGTTCCACGGCTCATTGAAGATCGAATACGACAAAGCATCGAACTATGAAGACTTCATCAAGCGTTGTTTAGCTATGCTTGAAACTGAACCTTCTTCATAA
- a CDS encoding LysR family transcriptional regulator → MLLEDLQVILKVAEFRSITAAATNLDMRTATASAAVKRVEAALGAELFVRTTRHLRLSSAGERYLPECEQALKMLEQAKLNMREELGIVDGEIRIALSSDLGRNLITPWLDEFLLEYPNAALRTSISDSNIDFYRDSVDMALRYGSPTDANMYGFKICDVPRILCAAPEYLAEMGTPKRPSDLTQHNGLLYQLHDILQDEWIFNDGTQDHKVKLKGNRASNDADLVRRWCIAGKGVAIKSCLDMSPHLLSGEVVKVIPEFKPTPTELWLVCPSRQSITPTVRLLRDLFREKTAEILSQLSEKGIIESKIS, encoded by the coding sequence ATGCTTCTTGAAGACTTACAGGTCATTTTGAAAGTGGCAGAATTTCGCAGTATTACTGCAGCAGCCACCAACCTAGACATGCGTACAGCTACCGCAAGTGCTGCCGTCAAACGTGTTGAAGCGGCTCTGGGGGCGGAATTATTTGTAAGAACCACGCGCCACCTAAGGCTCTCTTCAGCAGGCGAACGCTATTTACCTGAGTGTGAACAAGCCTTAAAAATGTTGGAGCAAGCGAAACTCAACATGAGAGAAGAGCTTGGTATTGTTGACGGTGAAATTCGCATCGCGCTTTCTTCTGATCTAGGACGAAATCTAATCACACCTTGGCTTGATGAGTTTTTACTGGAATACCCTAACGCCGCACTACGTACTAGCATCAGCGATAGCAATATCGATTTTTACCGTGATTCTGTTGATATGGCGTTGCGTTATGGCTCCCCGACTGATGCCAACATGTATGGCTTTAAAATCTGCGATGTACCCAGAATATTGTGTGCGGCCCCTGAATACTTGGCTGAAATGGGAACACCAAAACGCCCGAGTGACTTAACTCAACACAATGGTTTGCTCTACCAACTTCATGACATATTGCAAGACGAGTGGATATTCAACGATGGCACTCAAGATCATAAAGTGAAACTAAAAGGGAACCGCGCCTCGAACGACGCTGATCTTGTAAGACGTTGGTGTATCGCGGGTAAAGGAGTGGCAATAAAATCTTGTCTAGACATGTCTCCTCATCTGCTTTCAGGCGAAGTGGTTAAAGTCATTCCTGAATTTAAACCAACACCTACAGAGTTGTGGTTAGTATGCCCAAGTCGTCAATCCATCACCCCTACTGTGCGTCTACTGAGAGATTTATTCAGAGAGAAGACCGCAGAGATCCTTTCGCAACTTAGCGAAAAAGGCATTATAGAAAGCAAAATATCATAG
- a CDS encoding winged helix-turn-helix domain-containing protein, translated as MLKLCLEPPVYKVGELYYSPTSAVIDSQGERSRLRARESNLFHELIKTFPEVLSRSSIEETLWKDSYATNATINQTVKALRFSLEDTDRTLIRTIPKQGYVLAVAPKIDNNTVPKLNESNANELTVDVSITAQTISSTEVETVDTTSEQSNSVTTNNTKTEATPRSIVNSITLLLAISIATFALCASGLFTDQPERISHQYGNHWILFNATEQELSSLPIQPGDSTKYVSRNKSFYRICSEIRGVLECQQVEL; from the coding sequence ATGCTCAAACTATGCCTAGAGCCACCAGTATATAAAGTTGGTGAACTCTATTATTCACCAACTTCTGCTGTGATAGATAGCCAGGGAGAGCGAAGTCGCCTAAGAGCACGAGAATCCAACCTCTTTCACGAACTCATCAAGACATTCCCTGAAGTCCTTTCACGTTCGTCGATCGAAGAAACACTTTGGAAAGACTCTTACGCGACAAACGCAACAATTAATCAAACAGTTAAAGCGTTGAGGTTTTCTTTAGAAGACACTGATAGAACGTTGATTAGAACCATCCCCAAGCAAGGCTATGTTCTGGCAGTTGCACCAAAGATTGACAACAACACAGTACCAAAACTCAACGAGTCAAACGCTAACGAGTTGACCGTAGACGTATCAATAACTGCCCAGACAATATCAAGTACTGAGGTAGAGACAGTTGACACCACCAGCGAACAGAGCAACTCAGTAACTACTAATAATACCAAAACAGAAGCCACACCACGGAGTATCGTTAATTCAATCACTCTATTACTGGCTATCTCTATCGCTACTTTCGCCCTCTGCGCATCTGGCCTTTTTACTGATCAACCTGAGCGTATTAGCCACCAATATGGCAATCACTGGATACTCTTCAATGCTACAGAGCAGGAGCTCAGCTCGTTACCTATACAACCCGGAGACTCGACAAAATATGTGTCTAGGAATAAGTCGTTCTATCGAATTTGTTCAGAGATAAGAGGAGTTTTGGAATGCCAGCAAGTCGAACTTTAA
- a CDS encoding CIA30 family protein encodes MEKFMNGTNCKTRLHLRLTTPLLLLLSLHSLSLKADATGTNMIDFTQVSEHQNWTVTNDDVMGGISTGELIYLNNMSRFRGELSLENNGGFSSVKRSIESPAHEIDSAELIFVGDGRTYQLRFTTWKEGNRVQYKHDFDTIKGEQLNKVFHFNDFQAVFRGRLLSDAPELKAQDIKQIGFLIADKQPSPFELDLIQLQFKTSQPIPSPEAN; translated from the coding sequence GTGGAGAAATTCATGAACGGAACCAATTGTAAAACGCGGTTACACCTTAGGTTAACGACACCTTTACTCCTTCTACTCAGCCTACATTCGTTAAGTCTTAAGGCAGATGCAACAGGGACAAACATGATCGACTTTACACAAGTTAGTGAGCATCAAAACTGGACAGTGACTAACGACGATGTAATGGGCGGCATCTCAACAGGCGAGCTCATTTATCTTAATAACATGAGTCGATTTAGGGGAGAGCTCTCGTTAGAAAATAATGGTGGTTTCAGTTCTGTAAAGCGCTCCATTGAATCACCTGCCCATGAAATAGATAGTGCAGAGCTGATATTCGTTGGTGATGGTCGCACCTACCAACTGAGGTTCACCACTTGGAAGGAGGGTAATCGAGTTCAATACAAACACGATTTCGATACCATAAAGGGAGAGCAGCTAAACAAGGTCTTCCACTTCAATGATTTTCAAGCGGTGTTCAGAGGTCGGCTACTGAGCGATGCCCCGGAACTTAAGGCACAAGACATCAAGCAAATTGGCTTTTTGATTGCAGACAAACAGCCCTCGCCTTTTGAGCTAGACCTAATACAGCTTCAATTCAAAACATCACAACCTATCCCATCACCAGAAGCTAACTAA
- a CDS encoding zinc-binding alcohol dehydrogenase family protein has product MSVPSKMKAIGFTQSLAITEQDSLFEFETSLPELKNNDLLVKVSATSINPADAKIRIRSAKDKTLEQSKVLGYDAVGEVVGKGADVEGFEVGDRVYYAGDVTRMGANAEYQAVDYRITAKAPKSLSDEAAAVMPLATLTAWEALFDRLRVRPEEKKSILIIGGAGGVGSITIQLAKQLTNLNVIATASRPETEQWVRDMGADYVVNHRNLVESVREQGIQHVDYIFNVADTKGHWDAMVELIAPQGLISSIVEFDGGIDLSALQGKSAGFIWELMFTRSLFNTDDIQKQQDILFQAANLIDAGRIKSTLTTTLNGFSVDTIKDAHQRIESSASIGKTAIKY; this is encoded by the coding sequence ATGTCAGTACCATCAAAAATGAAAGCTATCGGATTTACTCAATCACTTGCGATTACAGAGCAAGACAGTTTATTTGAGTTTGAAACGAGTCTGCCAGAACTAAAAAATAATGACTTGCTGGTAAAAGTGAGCGCGACTTCTATTAACCCTGCTGACGCAAAAATTCGTATTCGTAGTGCCAAAGACAAAACACTCGAACAATCAAAAGTCTTGGGTTATGACGCAGTCGGTGAAGTTGTTGGCAAAGGTGCTGACGTTGAAGGCTTCGAAGTCGGTGACCGTGTCTACTATGCAGGTGACGTAACTCGTATGGGCGCTAATGCCGAATACCAAGCTGTGGACTACCGTATTACGGCTAAAGCGCCGAAGAGCCTTTCTGATGAAGCTGCGGCCGTTATGCCACTAGCAACGCTTACGGCATGGGAAGCGTTGTTTGACCGCCTTCGTGTTCGTCCTGAAGAGAAAAAGTCTATCCTGATCATTGGTGGAGCAGGCGGTGTAGGTTCAATTACGATTCAACTGGCTAAGCAACTGACCAACCTAAATGTTATCGCAACAGCTTCAAGACCTGAAACTGAACAGTGGGTAAGAGATATGGGGGCGGACTATGTGGTGAACCACCGTAACCTTGTCGAGTCTGTGCGAGAGCAAGGCATTCAACATGTCGACTACATCTTCAATGTTGCTGATACCAAAGGGCACTGGGATGCGATGGTTGAGCTGATTGCACCACAAGGCCTGATCAGTTCGATTGTAGAGTTCGATGGCGGGATTGACTTATCAGCGCTGCAAGGCAAATCAGCAGGCTTTATTTGGGAACTGATGTTTACACGTTCACTGTTCAACACCGACGATATCCAGAAGCAGCAAGACATCCTATTCCAAGCCGCGAATCTGATTGATGCGGGTCGTATTAAATCGACGCTGACCACGACCTTAAATGGCTTTAGTGTGGATACAATTAAAGATGCACACCAACGTATTGAAAGCAGTGCTTCTATTGGTAAAACAGCCATCAAATACTAA
- a CDS encoding acetate/propionate family kinase — translation MSNSFVLVINSGSSSLKFAVIDSVSGDAVLSGLGECFGLEDARMSWKHQGQKTEIAIQGEGNHHKIAIGKLVGLMEDLGFTADIVAIGHRIVHGGEKFTQTVRITEEVTSEIESLSDLAPLHNPAGAIGIRAAIEAFPSLPQFAVFDTAFHQTMPQRAFTGAIAKELYTDFGVRRYGFHGTSHYFVSREAAKMVNKPVEESSFISVHLGNGASVCAIKDGNSVDTSMGFTPLSGLMMGTRCGDLDPGIIEYLLKKGWSQEQVFNSLNKESGFLGVSGLTSDARGILEAMEEGHEGAKLAFEVFTYRVSKYIASYLATLDSLDGIIFTGGIGENSLPIRREILDNLKILGFVEDVAGNESARFGAEGIIGKSEMLDAVAMVIPTNEEFVIAQQSVELL, via the coding sequence ATGTCTAATTCGTTTGTTCTGGTTATTAACTCGGGTAGTTCTTCCCTTAAATTTGCTGTCATCGATTCTGTTTCTGGTGACGCTGTATTAAGTGGCTTAGGGGAGTGTTTTGGTCTTGAAGATGCTCGCATGAGCTGGAAGCATCAAGGTCAGAAAACAGAAATTGCTATTCAAGGTGAGGGTAACCACCACAAAATTGCCATTGGCAAATTGGTTGGCCTGATGGAAGACTTAGGCTTCACAGCTGATATCGTGGCGATCGGTCACCGTATCGTTCACGGTGGTGAGAAGTTCACTCAAACCGTTCGTATTACTGAAGAAGTAACGAGTGAGATTGAAAGCCTATCTGACTTAGCTCCACTTCATAACCCAGCAGGTGCTATCGGTATCCGTGCTGCGATTGAAGCTTTCCCTTCTCTACCTCAGTTCGCTGTGTTTGATACTGCTTTCCACCAAACAATGCCACAACGTGCATTTACAGGTGCAATCGCAAAAGAGCTATACACAGACTTCGGCGTTCGTCGTTACGGTTTCCACGGTACGAGCCACTACTTCGTTAGCCGTGAAGCTGCGAAAATGGTCAACAAGCCAGTAGAAGAATCGAGCTTCATCTCTGTTCACCTAGGTAACGGCGCATCTGTATGTGCTATCAAAGACGGTAACAGTGTTGATACTTCAATGGGCTTCACACCGCTTTCTGGTCTTATGATGGGCACACGTTGTGGTGACTTAGACCCAGGTATTATCGAATACCTACTTAAGAAAGGCTGGTCACAAGAGCAAGTATTTAACTCTCTAAACAAGGAGTCTGGCTTCCTTGGCGTGTCTGGTCTTACGAGCGATGCTCGTGGCATCTTAGAAGCAATGGAAGAGGGCCATGAAGGCGCTAAGCTTGCATTTGAGGTGTTTACTTACCGCGTATCAAAGTACATTGCTTCTTACCTTGCAACGTTAGATTCTTTAGACGGCATCATCTTCACTGGTGGTATCGGTGAGAACTCTCTACCAATTCGTCGTGAAATCCTAGACAACCTTAAGATTCTTGGTTTCGTTGAAGATGTAGCGGGTAACGAATCGGCTCGCTTTGGTGCAGAAGGCATCATCGGTAAGTCTGAAATGTTAGACGCAGTAGCAATGGTTATCCCAACCAACGAAGAGTTCGTGATTGCTCAACAGTCGGTAGAACTTTTGTAA
- a CDS encoding amidohydrolase → MTTKTALKPGIQYNAETVLYTGNFITMNEELPKAAATIVQDGKILFAGTKDQAETFLTDKSLEYLLDAQFEGKTIVPGFIEAHMHPLIAALFTGMFEYGGQYDRLGVEGKLLKGCATAETLKAHLQDLKKEHDKAGKTGEWINLWGLDPLLMTDGTIVNRDFLDSVIDDSPVFFMHASCHLAGLNTLALEMSGFSLDDNAEFVLRENGRLTGDIAEMKDIYRALNVGAFNYGTDPAVIGKTLIDYANIAHSLGVTTVSDCGMGLPSNPYPLYQALSTNPAFKLRITAYPLVGPFNLEDVNTMKQNDTDRLCIGSVKYVNTDGSIQGFTANLLDGQTYYNGKPSTSLTRDVEEIYESALPFHKAGYNISFHCNGNGTTEKLLNIIERMQKDTPMPEARHCLEHNQMVTDEQMDRMVKLGVCHNLFGTHIPVWGDVHATQTVGPEYVNRLNPFQTSAKKGIPFSIHCDDGVTQVNPLFMMWGAMNRKCIFSGNVYGEEECLTAEQALHAVTLGAAYLMGHEDSKGSICAGKLADFAVLDANPLETPKQEIKDIRVHATVLGGDVSVHKNATTSVKEPEMA, encoded by the coding sequence ATGACAACTAAAACAGCTCTTAAGCCTGGTATTCAATACAACGCCGAAACCGTCCTTTACACAGGCAACTTTATTACTATGAATGAAGAGCTTCCAAAGGCAGCAGCGACCATTGTACAAGATGGGAAAATACTATTCGCAGGTACTAAAGATCAGGCTGAAACATTTTTAACCGATAAAAGCTTAGAATATCTCTTAGATGCTCAGTTCGAAGGCAAAACAATTGTGCCAGGTTTTATTGAAGCGCATATGCATCCACTGATTGCAGCATTGTTTACAGGTATGTTTGAATATGGCGGACAATACGACCGTCTAGGTGTAGAAGGTAAGTTACTAAAGGGGTGTGCAACTGCTGAAACATTAAAAGCGCACTTACAAGATCTTAAAAAAGAGCACGACAAGGCAGGTAAAACAGGAGAATGGATCAATCTTTGGGGTTTAGACCCACTGTTGATGACTGATGGGACCATTGTGAATCGTGATTTCTTGGATTCTGTTATTGATGACTCTCCGGTGTTTTTTATGCACGCAAGCTGCCACTTAGCAGGACTCAATACATTAGCGCTTGAAATGTCAGGGTTCAGCTTGGACGACAATGCTGAATTTGTATTACGTGAAAATGGTCGATTGACAGGCGATATTGCCGAAATGAAAGACATCTACCGTGCACTCAATGTTGGAGCATTTAACTACGGAACTGACCCGGCCGTGATCGGAAAGACCTTGATCGATTACGCGAATATTGCCCACTCATTGGGTGTGACGACAGTCTCGGATTGTGGCATGGGCTTGCCGTCGAATCCATATCCGCTTTACCAAGCATTGAGTACCAACCCAGCGTTTAAGCTTCGTATTACGGCTTACCCTTTGGTAGGGCCTTTCAATTTGGAAGACGTAAACACCATGAAGCAGAACGATACAGACAGGCTTTGTATCGGTAGCGTGAAGTATGTGAATACCGATGGCTCAATTCAAGGTTTCACTGCGAATCTGTTAGACGGCCAAACTTATTATAATGGCAAGCCGAGTACCTCGCTGACTCGCGACGTAGAAGAGATCTACGAGTCTGCTTTGCCGTTCCATAAAGCGGGCTACAACATCTCGTTCCACTGTAACGGTAATGGCACCACAGAAAAACTGCTAAATATTATCGAACGCATGCAGAAAGACACACCAATGCCAGAAGCTCGTCACTGCTTAGAACATAACCAAATGGTGACTGATGAGCAAATGGACAGAATGGTCAAGTTAGGTGTGTGTCACAACTTGTTTGGTACTCATATTCCGGTTTGGGGTGACGTACACGCAACACAAACCGTTGGGCCTGAGTATGTCAATCGATTAAACCCGTTCCAAACTTCGGCGAAAAAAGGCATCCCGTTCTCTATTCACTGTGATGATGGCGTAACGCAGGTTAACCCGTTGTTTATGATGTGGGGTGCAATGAATCGTAAGTGCATTTTCTCAGGTAACGTGTATGGAGAAGAAGAGTGCCTAACCGCTGAGCAAGCTCTGCACGCTGTTACACTTGGTGCAGCTTATCTAATGGGGCACGAAGACAGTAAAGGCTCGATTTGTGCTGGGAAATTGGCTGATTTTGCTGTGCTAGACGCAAACCCACTAGAGACGCCAAAACAAGAGATTAAAGATATACGAGTACATGCCACGGTGTTAGGTGGCGATGTTTCAGTACACAAAAATGCAACAACGTCAGTGAAAGAACCAGAAATGGCTTAA
- a CDS encoding MFS transporter, which translates to MDKKNDSKTTWLLIALCLAQFTLSADVANLSISTSALVNVFQTDISNIQFLSSVQPLVGAALMLSASIFGLIIGWRRLLILGTSIGFISTLGFIAIDDITTLSLLVRPLAGIASALILPAVLALVVAHFPGKNRAVGFGFMAAATGLAAAIIPLLSGWLHDNTDWYWSFVIIAVCYFSSLMAAIFAIRPIHTNSPTKFDVVGAILGAVSTVAVFLGLIKMPYWGVFTVLNGAKVPYWLNVIYPLSPALFLLGLGVLLFTLFVIQQIRFERKHGFALLPFSWFKNSASRTGFIVLSLMYIALGGSSFVTVTYLQVAISLSSAHSGSIILLFSACMIVLSVATPIIFKQQSQKKLCQIAFITMFFAGLTLILSSQSQQILAPFYLGMALLGAAMGILASQCPVIITSALGERDAEQSGGLQATVRNIGLVLGISLFGGLNQGAMDHNIRSNHEIATYYPQDFVSDLNQLSHVPYVDDSRVNTLIKNYQLDNHQAEYLLNENANARVFGFNLAMMVLVSISLLGGYISSRIGPPKLQPRPPTLKHSLKI; encoded by the coding sequence ATGGATAAGAAAAACGATAGCAAAACAACTTGGTTACTCATCGCGCTCTGCTTAGCACAATTCACACTCTCGGCAGATGTCGCCAACCTGTCTATCTCCACCTCCGCACTGGTTAATGTTTTTCAAACAGACATTTCGAACATCCAGTTTCTAAGCAGTGTTCAACCACTTGTTGGCGCGGCTTTGATGCTTTCTGCAAGCATTTTCGGTTTGATTATTGGTTGGCGACGATTATTGATCCTTGGCACAAGCATCGGCTTTATTTCCACACTTGGTTTTATCGCAATCGATGATATAACCACCCTATCCCTTTTAGTCCGCCCTCTTGCAGGCATTGCCTCTGCGCTCATACTTCCCGCTGTTCTGGCGCTTGTGGTTGCGCATTTCCCGGGGAAAAATCGCGCTGTTGGATTCGGCTTTATGGCCGCCGCCACCGGATTAGCAGCAGCCATCATCCCTTTGTTGAGCGGTTGGCTGCACGACAACACCGATTGGTATTGGTCTTTCGTTATTATTGCAGTGTGCTATTTCTCAAGCTTAATGGCGGCCATCTTTGCTATTCGTCCTATTCATACTAACAGCCCGACTAAGTTCGATGTTGTTGGTGCAATACTCGGTGCAGTAAGCACGGTCGCTGTTTTTCTAGGGCTAATTAAGATGCCTTATTGGGGCGTATTCACAGTCTTAAACGGCGCAAAGGTTCCCTACTGGCTGAACGTAATTTACCCATTAAGCCCTGCTCTGTTTTTGCTCGGCCTAGGCGTTTTGCTATTTACGCTGTTTGTTATTCAGCAAATTAGGTTTGAACGGAAGCACGGCTTTGCGCTTTTACCATTTAGCTGGTTCAAAAATAGTGCGTCAAGAACGGGATTTATCGTACTCTCACTGATGTACATCGCACTAGGCGGAAGTAGCTTTGTCACCGTCACTTACTTGCAAGTCGCCATCTCGCTCTCTTCTGCTCACTCTGGTAGCATTATTCTTCTGTTCTCTGCCTGTATGATTGTTCTATCAGTGGCGACTCCAATCATATTTAAACAGCAATCACAGAAAAAACTCTGCCAAATTGCTTTCATCACAATGTTTTTCGCCGGGTTAACATTGATATTATCGAGCCAAAGCCAGCAAATATTAGCCCCTTTCTATTTGGGCATGGCGTTGCTAGGGGCTGCGATGGGTATTTTGGCTTCCCAATGTCCCGTCATCATTACAAGCGCCTTAGGTGAAAGAGATGCGGAGCAATCTGGTGGCTTACAAGCAACGGTAAGAAACATTGGTTTGGTATTAGGTATCAGTCTATTTGGCGGATTAAACCAAGGTGCAATGGACCACAACATTCGCTCTAACCATGAGATCGCGACCTACTACCCTCAAGATTTCGTTTCGGATTTGAACCAACTTTCTCATGTACCCTATGTTGATGATAGCCGTGTTAACACATTGATTAAAAATTATCAGTTAGATAACCATCAAGCTGAATATCTATTAAATGAAAATGCAAACGCTCGCGTTTTTGGTTTCAACTTAGCGATGATGGTTCTGGTGTCGATTTCACTCCTCGGTGGATATATCAGCTCTCGAATCGGTCCACCGAAGCTTCAGCCTCGTCCCCCCACTCTCAAACACTCTCTAAAAATCTAG